TGATTAACTCCCGTCCTCTCACACCACCGTGCGTACCGTTCGGTACACGGCGGTTTCAATAGTTGACGTGCAGAGACTGATAGGCTGTGGTTAAATCATAAAAACCCCAGTTTATCAGTCTTTCTTTAGTTAACGCTCTTTTGACCACGCCTGTGTTAGACATCCTCCAGTAGGATTTCCTGCTGTATGCTCCCTCACAGGCTGCCCACTCCGGCAAGCCCAGCCCCATCAGCTTTCTTCTTCGGGTCTTCGGCAGTTTCCATTGTTTCCAGATACACATCCGTATCCGGCGGTACAGCCATCCATTCAGGCTTTCGATGTTGTTCTTCATGTCCGCTATCCCGTAGTAATTCAGCCATCCTCTCATGCAGACCTTTATCTTCTCCATGGTTTGGATGATACTCCCACACCTGCTCCGGAAAGTGAGCCTGCGCAGTTTATCCTTGGCTTTCTTCCATGACTTCCCATGGACTCGGATATAAGTTCCTTTTCCGTTCTTCCCAAAACAAAAACCAAGGAACTTAAAATTTCGGATTGCGAATGCACTGACCGTCCGGCTCTTTTCCCGGTTCACTCTCAGCTTCAGTGTTTCTTCCAGATATTTTGTACTGCTCTCCAGCAGACGTTCCGCCGCCCGTTCGCTTTTCGCCAGCAGTACGATATCATCCGCATAGCGAATGCACGGTACGCCCCGTCTGTGGAACTCCCAGTCGAATTCATTCAGATACACATTTGCTAAGAGTGGGGAAAGATTTCCTCCCTGTGGCGAGCCTTCTTCTGTCTCTGTTACTACACCGTTTTCCATCACTCCGCTTTTCAGGTACCGCTTTACCATCTGTATCACCCTCTCGTCTTTTACCCGCTTTCTCAGCAGGTTCAGCAGGATTGTGTGGTTCAGCGTATCGAAATACTTAGACAGGTCAAGGACGACTGCCCTTGTATAGCCCTGCTCCGTGTACTCCTTTATCCTGAAAATAGCGTCTTTTGCTCCTCTTCCCGGACGATAGCCAAAGCTATCCTCTGAAAACAGCGGCTCATAGATTGGCATAAGCTGTTGGAGCATTGCCTGTTGGATGATACGGTCGATGACAGTAGGGATACCAAGTTTTCGTATCCCTCCGTCCGGCTTCGGAATCTACACTCTTCTGACTGGAGAAGGGGTGTATTTTCCTCTCCTGATTCTTTCTACCAGCTCGTGGTTATTATCCCTCAGCCACGGCAGTGCCGCTTCGATGGTCATCCCATCGATTCCCGGCGCTCCCTTGTTTGCCTTTACTCTCTTGTAAGCTCTGTTCAGGTTATCTTTTTCCAGAATCTTACCCAAGATGTCCGGCTCTGCACTGTCCCTTTCCTTCCATATCCGGTTGAATGAGCGGTGCGCTCTCACATACCCTTTGCGTTCCGCGCTATCTCTTTGCGAGCAGCTTTCTTTGTTTTCTGTACCCATCTGCTCATTCCTCCTTTCCCTGTCGTACTAAGGACTCCTACTGATTCAGTCCTTCGCTGAAAAAAACTCAGCTACTATGACCTCTGCTGACTTCTGTACGTTCAGCATTACCTCTCGATAATGGTTACTCCTTTCGGGGCGTTCCGCACAGACCTCCCTGGGTACCACACGTTTCTTTCCCTCCATCTGTCTGCCGCATTTACTGCACATGATTCCGTGTAGCTATCGGGCTTCATCTTGTGATGCAGACTTACCCTCATGCACAGCCTTCTATGCGATTTCTGTTCGTCAGACCAGAGGTTTGCCCGTGGGTTAGTATGTTCCCCACATCCAGCTTCCTTCAGATTCGCAGTCACCTGCAACACCCTTGCCTTCGGCTATATCCTTCCCGCTACCAGGCGGATTCGGGACTTGCACCCGTTAGAAACGTGCGCCGCCAGGCGCACATCAACGAAAACAGGCGCCAGACGGCGCCTGTTTTTATGCTTTGTTCAACTGATGAAACTGTTCTTCATAATTCTTCCGTATCCATTGTCTTGCCCGATACAGAGTACTGTGGAGACAATCCAGAGAAATATCCATGATCTCTGCCACCTCTTTCTGCGGTTTTCCCAAAAAGCAGGTAAGGAGGACGGCATCATACCATCTTTCATTTACCCGATGCAGTTCGGCAAAGATCGATTCCGCCAGTTCCCGATGTTCCCGGCTGCGCAGCCGGCTTAAGAACTTTTCTTCCGGGCCTTCCGCCGCCGGCGGAGGATCCTCTGCCCAGATCACATCCTCTATCAGGATCTCCCGACGTCTCTTTCTCTCTGTATTCAGCGCCATATGCTTCGCCGTAACCAACAGCCAGTTATCCACTGCCTCCATATTGATATTTTCCATGCTCACATACAATTTCATGAACACAGCCTGCGTGATCTCTTCTGCAGTATCGCAGTTCCCGGAGTAGTACAATGCTGTCTTGTACACGATCTGCGCGTTCTTTTCATAGATTGCCTCAAAGGCAGTCCTGCCTATCGCTTTTACTCCCACTGGTCTCTTCCTTCACTTTCTCTTATCCCAATTTTGACAGAATCTCGTCTCTGACCTCATCGGTAAGCTCGCCCATCTTCCAGCCAAGCCCCACTTCATCCCCTTCATACCGAGGGATCAGATGGATGTGGAAATGAAATACCGTCTGTCCGGCCACTTCCCCGTTGTTCTGAACGATGTTATAACCGTCGCAGCCCAGTACATCCGTAAGCCTTGTGATCATCTTCTTGGCCAGCACCAGCGCCTTCGCCGCGATCTCGTCATCCAGCTCATACAGGTTCTTGTAATGCTCCTTGGGCAGGATTAGCGCATGCCCCTTGGAAGCCGGGCCCGCATCCAGGATCACCCGGAAGTCATCGTCCTCATACAGGGTGGCGGTAGGGATATCCCCGTTTGCCAGCTTACAGAAAATACAGTTTTCGTCTCTCATTTTCTTCTCCTTCTTTCTTCTTAAAATCTCATTGATTATTCCTTCACCCAATGCTACACTGATATCTCAGAAAGGGCGGTAAATACGATGTTTTCAGCGACAGACTACGACAAATTACAACAGATCATGGAGGAAGCTCCCTGGAAAAAGGAACTCCTCACCAGGCTTCTGGAATCTCACCGGATGGAAGTAAGCGCCATCAGCCATGAGATCCGCAATCCCTTCACCCTCATCTACAGCACACTGCAGATGATCGAAGGCGAGCGGCCCGACGTCACTACCTGCACACACTGGCAGACGCTTTGTCGGGATATGGAATATATGAAACAGCTTCTGGAAGAACTCTCTTCCTATAATAATGGAGACCACCTGAAGCTTGCTCCTATGGATACCAATACGTTCCTTAAGACCCTGGCCCTGTCTTTCGCCTCTTCCCTGGTGGACACGGACATTGAGTTCCGCTCGGAGATCTCTCCGGAGCTTCCCCCGGTTACTGTAGATGGAGTAAAGCTGCGCCAGGTGCTCCTGAATCTCCTTCGAAATGCCCGGGACGCGGTGACTTCCACCTCCTGCCCCAGGGACCACTCTCCTTCCATCGGTTTGCGCGCACACCTCTCCGGCGGTATGCTTCAGATCACGGTATCCGATAACGGCTGCGGTATCCCGGAAGAAGAACTGTCCCATATCTTCCAGCCCTTCGTCACCTACAAGGAAAACGGCACCGGCTTAGGCCTTGCCATTGCCCGACGGATCATAGCCGCCCACGGCGGGTCCCTAGAAGCAGCTTCCGCCCCAGGAGTCCGTACGGTATTCACGGTGTCTCTTCCAATATAATAACACTGCCAGCACAAACCCGGAGACCAGCCCGCCGATGTGGGCAAAATTATCCACCCCGCCGCTGGAGAAGCCATAGTAAAGACTAAGAGCCACCATAAACACCAGGCCCCGGCCTGTCACATTGCCGATCTGTCCCCGGTTGCGGATCGCTACATAAAGCAGCGCTCCTGTGATCCCGAAGATGGCTCCGGAGGCTCCCGCGGAAACTGCGTACTGTCCGGTGTGAAGATCCCACAGTACAGAAGCAATATTTCCACAGAACCCACTGGCGAAATAAATGATCAAAAATTTGATCCTGCCGATCTCCAGTTCCAGATTCCAGCCGATTACCAGCAGCATCACCATATTGTTGACCAGATGCGAGAATCCAAAATGAAGAAACATACTGGTAAACAGCGGGCTGTACTTCCCCTGCTCCAGCATCAGAGGCACATACATGGCTCCGTGCTCCAGCATGAACCCGGCGTCTTCCGTCATCCCCTGGAAACTGAGAAAGAAGAAAACAGCCACATTCACCGCTGCCAGTATCATTGTACAAATCGCTTTTTGAGAATATCTGCCTGTCATGCGTTAATTTTCTCATTATTCCCGGACAGTGTCAATAGCAATCCTTACAATTCATCCTCTTCGATATACAGCCCGTCCCAGTCTCCCCACTTGGGTTTCTTGTGCCTGCGCAGGAACCGTTTCACAGGGGTCCACAGGTTCTCGGTCTCTTCCATAATAAGGCTTCCCATCTCCTGGCTGGTGATCCAGTCGTGCTCCCGAGTATCGTATTCTTCTTTCTCAGGTTCCTCCTTCGGCTCTTCCTTCTTCAGGCACTCGCCGATCAGTTTCTCCAGGCTGTAGTTCTCCTCCATGGTTCCCTTGTGGAGCAGGAACACCATCCGGACGCACTCCTTATCCCCATAGTCCGCCTGCTTTACAAAATATTCCGTAAGATCATGGAATTCCTGCCAGATATCCCCCTGAAAGGGCGGATAGTAACAGAAATACACATTCCCGTCCTCGTAGAAGAGATACTCCGGCTTCAGCAGGATCTTGTTGATGTCCAGAAGATACCGGGCGACTTCCCCCAGCACCATCTGAAATCTCCGCAGGAACACCTTAAGATCCTCCCCGGTGATCTTATTTCTCTCATACAGCGCCTGGAAAGAAACCTTCCCGCTGACGTCATAATCATAGAAGCTGCTGCCATCCAGCCCCCTCCCTTTCACCGGCAAGAGACCTTCCGGCTCCCCTGTCCCAAGCATCTTCATCTGATAATCCTCCTGATATACTCCCGCTTCTTCAATCGTTATCTTTCGTTCCATTTATGATCGCTTCTCCTGTATCTATCAGTCTTTTTCTGTCCCGGATCTCCTTCTCCGGGTGAGTCACCGCCATCTTCTTCTCCACCGTCAGGCCAAACCGTCCCCGGCTCACCCAGGCCGACACAGTGACCTCTGCCTCTGTGACCTCCACCGAAGCGGAAGGCGTGGGAAAGAGAATACATTTCCCCTCTGCCCGCTCCCGGAACAAGGCCTCCATCTCCCCGGCATCCGTCCCTTCTTCCTCCCGGGCCCTGGTTCCCGCCACAGCGGCGGTTTCATAGGCCGCCCCCGCCAGGATGTTCTTGTCGTGGAAGTAGAAGACCGCCAGGATGCTGCTCATAAGCAGGAGAAGGATCAGAGGCATCAGAAGAGACATTTCCACCGTCAGGCTTCCGGCAAGCCAGATCCTTTTTCCTCTCACCAAAGCGCACCTCCCATCATCAGTCCCATCAGATAGCCCCCGGTCAGGAAAGGAAAGAAGGGGATCCCCCGCTTCGCGCCCGCCTTCATCCCTTTTCCTGCCAGAACCACCAGAGAGGCGGCCAGAAGGAGCAGAAAGGTTCCCGCCAGTACTTCCAGAAGCTTCCACAGTCCCAGATACAGCCCCAGCACCAGGATCCCCCAGCTGTCCCCGTATCCGATCCCTTCTCCCGTAACTTTGCTGAGCAAAAGGAATCCCGCTCCCACGGCGGCGCCTCCCGCCAGCAGGGCAGGATCCATCTCCCGGCATACCGCCTGATAAAGCAGCACTCCTGCGGTTCCCATGACCAAGATCTCCGCCGGGATCCTCCGCCAGAAGATGTCGGTCACCGAAAGTCCCGCAAGCGCCCCCAGGCACATCATCCGTCCTACTTCCCACATCGGGAACACGCCCCCTTTCCAACCACCTCGGACACCGGCACCGCGTACACCGTCCGCTTCAGGCCGCTGCAGGACAGGGAACTGTGATACCGGTTCCCGGTGTCCGTGATATAGACTCCGCCGGCGCTTTCTGCCCCGCAGTGCTCACAGGCGTGGTACTTTCCGCCGCTTTCGTTGCGAAGCCCAGCCACATCGGAGAGGGATACCATGCGGATGGACAGTTCCAGATGGGTACAGTGGTAGTCCTTGTGATACACCAGGCCTGTCTCCGTCACATATACCGTCTCCTCGCTCTCTGTCCCGAACCCGGTCCTCTCATACCCGGTCCATCCCTTTACCCGCATGGTCTCTTCGTATTCCAGCAGCGGGATCCGGAAGATAGGCAGGGGCACCCGCACATGGTAGACGGCGGACAGTTCCGCCACCCCGGTGCGCAGGGACATCCGGGACCGGCTGCAGTCGATCCCTCCTTCCACCAGGCTCCTTCCAAGCCGGTCCGCCCCAATGGCGGCTGTCACATCCTGCTCCACCTTCCCCGGCCTCAGGACCGATGTAGGATAGGCCTCTTCCGCCGCCAGCTTCCCGGCGTACTGCAGGCCGGAGCGGACCGCCGTCTGGATAGACATGATCTCCATAAGGAAGAGAAGGCTTACCACCGCGAAGAAGAAGATGGGCACAGCGGCCGCCGCTTCCAGGGTAATGCTTCCTCTTAAGGAGGTGAAGGCAGATGCCCTCCCGGCGGACGTATGACAAACGAATCGTGAGGGGAGTTTGTGATCTTGGGCCGTACGAATCCTGCTCCTTTCCTTTAATATTTTTTCTTTTCTATGTGGTATTTTTAAGACTTGCCGGAAGGGCATCTGCCTTCACCTCCTTTTTCTCATTGATAGGCAAAATACGTAGGGAACCGGTAGGTCACCCCTCTTCGCAGAGAACAGGTACTCTCCATCTCCAGGCGGCTGATGCACTGATCTGCCCGGAAGAACGTAAGCCCATGTTCTGCCTTCATATTTGCCTCGATCAGATCCAGGGCCCGGATGCTTAAGTCCTCCTTTGACTCCAGAAGCAGCAGGATCCGAAGGTAAGCCCTGTAGTCAAGGCCTGTCTTTCCGTCCTTTCCATCCCCCGGATCCTCCTCCCCGCCAAGCTTCATCAGGTTGGCAAGGGAGAGCTGCCAGTTCTCCTCCGTCTTCACCAGAGGCACCTTGCTTCCCCTAAGCAGCGCTCTTAGATCCATCACCGATTCCCCGAATGCCCATGCCAAAAGGATCGCCTGGGCTGCCGCCTCCGTGATGGCGGGAACTGCCAGCAGGGTGCATAAGGTCCCCGCCAGCGCCCGGGCCTCCGCCTTCTTCCCAGCGCTGCTCTGGAGATGAACGTAATTGGGCACAAACCGCAGCAGCAAAAGTTTCCCTGCCACCGCCTCCAGATTCTCCCGGTCGCTCCCTTCCCCTGCCAGAAGATACTCCAGCTCATAATCCAGGGCCCCGGTATCCTTCCCTTCCGTCGCCCCGGAGAAATGATCCATCAGATACTCTCCGAACAGTACGTCCGACAGCGCCCCCGTTTCTTCCTCTCCCTGGGTAAATTCTCCGTACCCTTCCTGAAGAGTACGGTGGCTTGCCGTCTCCTCCAGGCGGATGGCCTTCTGAGAAACCGTCATTTCTTTTGGCGTCACAAGCTCCAGAAGAGGGGAAGACTTTAGCTTGTCCACATGAGCGATGGGATTGTCCTTCTCCGGCAGGGCTCCCTCCTCCTGCTCCAGAAGATCCGACAGCTCCTGCTGTTGTTGCCGCTCCTGTTCCTGGACTTTCTTCGCCTCCTGCTCCTGCTGCCTCCAGATCGTAGCGTCCCCTTCCTGGCCCTGGAAGGCGGACAGCCCGTATTTGTGTTCCATATAGGCCGCCGCCTGCCGGTAGAAGGCCCGGCCTCCCTGGTCCGTCAGGAATTCAATGGCCTGCACCTTTTGTTTCATACTCCCCGCCCCGTAGTATGCAAGTCGCTTTTTCAGCAGGGCTTCTGAGTAATTGCCGGTCTCATAGCTTCCTTCCAGGGCGAAGATATCATAGTCTTCCAGAAGCTCCTTCTGGTACTCCGCAAACACCGATTCCATGGCCCGGTTCATATCCGCCCGGCCATAATTCTTGGCGTTCTGGATGGAAGCGCTCTCCATCATGGATCCGGTAAAGGACACAAGGAGGAGGAATACCAGACTTAAGTAGGCCGTCACCTCCCCCTTAAGCCCGGATCTATATCCCTGCGCTCTCACTGGTGATCTTCTGAAATATGGTCTGCACCAGGCTGGTGAGCTGGGACTTGAAAATGATCACCAGACCGATCAGTACCACCAGGATCAGGATCACTTCCACCACGCCGATCCCTTTTTCTTCCTTCAATGTCTGCATAAAATATCTCAGTCTCCACATAAGATCTCTCCTTTCTCTTTCTACAACTGGATGGACAGAAACGCCGGCACGATCACGATCACCAGCACCACCGCCAGCATAAGGAACATAGGCGCCAGGAGCTTGGTCCCCGCCTCCTCGCCCAGCCTTTTTGCCCGGGCTTTTCTCTCCTCGAATGCCTGGATCGCCTCCATCCGCAGCATCTGTGTCAGTCCCTTGGTCCCTTTTCTTAAGTTCTGGGACAGCAGCGCTCCAAGCCGCATGTACTCCTGGACCTGGCAACGCCTGCCGAACCGCTCGTAACTCTCGGACTCCATCACCCCGCTGTCCATCTCCCGGGCGGTCCTTATCATTTCCTCGTAAACGTACCGCTCCCCCCGGGCTTTTCCTTTGGTTTCATAATCCGTTATGATCTTCTTCCAGGCCCGCTTCACCGTCATCCCCGCGCCCAGGAACAAGGTCAGCTTACTGATGATCTCCGGGTAATCCCGGATCATCTGCTCCTTCCTCTTCTGCTGTTCCTTCAGAAGGTCCTGCTTCTCTTTGGCCAGGAGCAAAAGCCCTGTCATGAGAGCCATCCCCATGATCACAAGTCCCCGGATGTCAAGCCTGGGATAGTAGCGCACCTTTTTCCCGTCCACCGTCTCCGGAAGCCGCAGCTCCTCCCGGGTCTGGGTCTCCTTGTCCCGGTCCCGGATCTCCTGCTCCAGATTTTTCTGCCGGGTCTCTTCCGCCCCCAGGGTCCTTGGGTATATCATCGCCGTACATTCATAGAGGGCCTGCCGGGTCTCGTCCTCCTGATAGGTAAGGACCGCCTTCAGGTTCACCAGGGTCCCCTCCGGGGAGAGGGCTTCTTCCTGCAATTCCCCGTAGACGTTCATCACATCATAGCGGTCCAGCTCCCAGGACACGTCCACCGGCTCCCCGGGGACCTCCGTCACCAGGTTCATATCCTGCTCGATCCGGTCCAGGGACTGGTTCTCTCCCAGGATCTCCCTCTCCAAAAGGGCTGTGGATCTGTGAAAAAGCTCCTGGATCCCGGCTCCGTCGTAGGCCTGCTCCGAGACCTCCACCGTAAGGTTCGCCGATCCTCCTCCCTCCAGGGCTGCTCTTAGTTCTTCCACCCGCTTTCCCTTCCCGTAGGGATTCCGGATCAGGCCCCCCTCCAGACGGACCGTGGACCTCTGGAAGTCCAGAAGGAAGATGAGAAGCCCCATCCCCAGCAGCAGCCCGGACACCGGCAGCGTCAAACCTCGATATCTACCAGCTTTTCGCCAAGCACGCAGGCGCCCGTATAAACCAGCAAACATATCGTCATCACTCCTGTTCCTGCTATATTTCCATATAAACACGCGGTAAATTCCGGAAAACTTAAGGTCAGATAAAAGATGATCCCGTATGGGATCCAGGACATTACTTTGAATTCATACTTCTTCGCCGCAAGGATAGTGTCGATCTCCCGGTGGACCTCGATCTTATCTCCGATCTGTCCCACCGTATTCTGGATGATCCCGATCATATCCCCGCCGCTTCGCTTTGCCGCGGAGAATACCGCGGCGAAATTCTCCACATCCTCCAGTTCCACCCGCCCTGCGAACTCCTCGAACACCTGCTCCATAGGCATCTGCAGCCGCATCTGGCGCACCATCCGTTCCAGTTCCACCGAGATCAGCTCCTCCGGCGGGTACAGAAGCTTAAGCTCTTTCTGCGTCTCCCGAAGGGCGTTTTCCACGGAGTAGCCACTGTTCAGCGCGGAAGCCATATCCTGGATCATCTCCTTGAACTGCAGGAGAAACGCGCTCCTTTTCTTCCTCAGATACTCCGCCTCCCGGCTCCGGTACTTCCACACCAGCAGCGGGCACAGCGCCGGCACTGCCCAGAAGGACCGGTAGTAAAGCCAGGCCGTCAGGACCACGAAGCCTGCCGCCTTCACAAATGCCGCGGCCCGCTCACGCTTCCGGATCGCCTGCTGCCAGTAGCTTCTCCCGGTGGACAAGCTCCTGATCTTTTCTCCAAATTCCCTGAATCTTCCCATCTCTCTCCCCTGTCTCCTCGTAACTGTACAGCGGCGCAAGCCGGATCTCTCCCTCCCGGTAGTCCCTGACCTCCGCCACTTCCAATACCTTCCTGGTCCTGTCCCGCAGGCGCCCCAGATGGACGATGACGTCGATCCCTGAGGCGATCTGCCGCCGGATGGCCGGCAGAGGCAGCTCCATCCCCATCAGCACCATGGTCTCCAGCCGGCTTAACATATCCGCCGGGCTGTTGGCATGCCCCGTGCTTAAGCTTCCGTCATGTCCGGTGTTCAGCGCCTGCAGCATATCAATGGCCTCCGCGCCCCGCACCTCGCCTACGATGATCCGGTCCGGCCGCATCCGCAGGGCCGAGCGGATCAGGTCCCGGATGGTCACCTCCCCGCTCCCTTCCACGTTGGCGTTCCTGGCTTCCAGGCTCACCAGGTTGGGAACGTCCAGGATCCTTAGCTCCGCATTGTCCTCAATGGTGATGATCCGCTCATCCTTGGGGATATACTGGGACAGGGCGTTTAAAAATGTGGTCTTCCCCGACCCGGTGCCCCCGCTGATGAAGATATTGTATCCCGCCCGCACCAGACGGGCCAGGAATCCCACTACCTCCGGACTTACTGACTGCCAGGCCAGCAGATCCTTCATGGTGATGGCTTCTCTGGGGAACTTCCGGATGGTGACGATGGGCCCGTTCAGGGCCACCGGCGCCAGGACCACGTTGACCCGGGATCCGTCGGGAAGCCTGGCGTCCACAATGGGATTGGCCTCATTGACCAGCCGGTTGGATCCTGCCACGATCTGCTGGATCACATCCTCCAGCTTCTCCCTGGACAGAAACCTCTTATCCGACTGAAAGAGCCGCCCCTTCTTCTCCAGGAAGATGCTCTGGGTCCCGTTGATCATGATCTCCGTGATCTCTTCGTCCTCCAGGAATTCCTCCAGGAGATCCAGCTTGCGAAATGCGTTGAAAAGCTCCCTTCCCAGGGCCGTCTTCCTGTCCAGGGGCAGGTATTCCTGCCTGCCCGCTTCCTCCAGGACCTGGTAAATGATCTGGGTAAGCTCCTCGTCCTGCACCTCCCGGGTCAGATCCAGCTGCTCCAGGATCCTTGCGTGCAGGTGCTCTTCCCCGGTCATGCCGGCTCCTTTCTCCACAGGATCTTCCCCAGGATGTCGTCCCTCCCAAGAAGGGCCGCTTCCTCCCGGAACTGCCGGATCTTCGCCTGGGCCAGCGGGTCTTCCGCCTCCGGCATATGGATCTGGGCGCAGGCTTCCAGCAGGGGATAAAGTCCCGGCACCGCCTCGTCAATATCCAGGATCACCGTCTCATAAAGGCTCTCCCGCAGGATCCGCAGGGCCAGTTCTCTCCACTCCTCTCCCCGGATACTCTTCATATCTTCCGGCATAGGCATGGGAAGCACATAGTCCAGGCCGTTCCGGTGCCGAACCATGGAGGCAAGGATCATCCCCAGGTTTCCCTTTTCCTGCCTGGCATAGTAGACCACATCCGCCAGCGTCTGTCCTCCCTCTTCAAAATGTCCTCCGATCCCGCCGTAGACTTCCAGGTTCAGGTAGAGCACGTTCTCCCGGGCCGCCAGTTCTTCTCCCAGGCGAAGCGCATAGCCGGTCTTCCCGATCCGGTGGACCGGAGAAAACACACCGATAAGCTTCCCGGCCCCCTTGCCGGAAGGACGGCGAAAGA
This window of the Massilistercora timonensis genome carries:
- a CDS encoding type II secretion system F family protein, producing MGRFREFGEKIRSLSTGRSYWQQAIRKRERAAAFVKAAGFVVLTAWLYYRSFWAVPALCPLLVWKYRSREAEYLRKKRSAFLLQFKEMIQDMASALNSGYSVENALRETQKELKLLYPPEELISVELERMVRQMRLQMPMEQVFEEFAGRVELEDVENFAAVFSAAKRSGGDMIGIIQNTVGQIGDKIEVHREIDTILAAKKYEFKVMSWIPYGIIFYLTLSFPEFTACLYGNIAGTGVMTICLLVYTGACVLGEKLVDIEV
- a CDS encoding CpaF family protein; amino-acid sequence: MTGEEHLHARILEQLDLTREVQDEELTQIIYQVLEEAGRQEYLPLDRKTALGRELFNAFRKLDLLEEFLEDEEITEIMINGTQSIFLEKKGRLFQSDKRFLSREKLEDVIQQIVAGSNRLVNEANPIVDARLPDGSRVNVVLAPVALNGPIVTIRKFPREAITMKDLLAWQSVSPEVVGFLARLVRAGYNIFISGGTGSGKTTFLNALSQYIPKDERIITIEDNAELRILDVPNLVSLEARNANVEGSGEVTIRDLIRSALRMRPDRIIVGEVRGAEAIDMLQALNTGHDGSLSTGHANSPADMLSRLETMVLMGMELPLPAIRRQIASGIDVIVHLGRLRDRTRKVLEVAEVRDYREGEIRLAPLYSYEETGERDGKIQGIWRKDQELVHREKLLAAGDPEA